In a single window of the Bacteroidales bacterium genome:
- a CDS encoding cation transporter, with amino-acid sequence MESKNREKDIFRVTGIGSIVNFILLIFKFVTGILGNSSAMIADAVHSLSDFITDIIVVVFVKISGKPEDKEHHYGHGKFETLATAIIGVILFFVGVGILINGIEVIVNAIKGEAIKSPNILALIAASISIILKEILFRYTIHKGKLLNSQAVIANAWHHRSDVLSSIGTFVGICGAVCLGEKWAILDPIAAVIVSAFIIKVSVQLLKPCIDDLLERSLPVEVEKRIEEIILSVPEVSSPHHLRTRRIGNHIAIEVHIRMDGNTSLNETHAVASRIEKMLKDEFGEKTHIGIHMEPTK; translated from the coding sequence ATGGAATCGAAGAATAGAGAAAAAGATATATTTCGTGTAACAGGTATTGGGAGTATTGTAAACTTTATTCTCCTTATCTTTAAATTTGTGACGGGTATATTGGGCAATAGTAGTGCTATGATTGCCGATGCCGTTCACTCTCTCTCTGATTTTATCACCGATATAATTGTGGTTGTGTTTGTAAAAATTTCAGGCAAACCCGAAGACAAAGAGCACCACTACGGACATGGAAAATTTGAAACTCTCGCAACTGCCATAATAGGTGTTATACTATTTTTTGTTGGAGTTGGAATTCTTATTAATGGCATTGAGGTTATTGTTAATGCCATTAAAGGCGAGGCAATTAAATCTCCAAACATATTGGCTCTGATTGCCGCCTCAATATCTATCATTCTTAAAGAGATTCTTTTCAGATACACAATACATAAAGGCAAATTACTTAACTCTCAGGCAGTAATAGCAAATGCTTGGCACCACCGCAGTGATGTTCTCTCTTCAATTGGAACTTTTGTTGGTATTTGCGGAGCTGTTTGTCTTGGGGAGAAATGGGCAATTCTTGACCCCATTGCCGCCGTTATTGTCAGTGCGTTTATAATCAAAGTTTCTGTTCAGTTACTCAAACCTTGTATTGATGACCTGCTTGAGAGGTCATTACCTGTTGAGGTTGAAAAACGAATAGAAGAGATAATACTGTCTGTTCCAGAGGTTAGTTCTCCACACCACCTACGCACCCGAAGAATTGGTAACCATATTGCCATTGAAGTACACATCAGAATGGATGGTAACACCTCGCTTAACGAAACTCATGCTGTGGCAAGCAGGATTGAGAAGATGTTAAAGGATGAATTTGGAGAAAAGACTCACATTGGAATACATATGGAACCAACAAAATAG
- a CDS encoding potassium/proton antiporter, with protein sequence MILGTENIVLIGSILLFVSIIASKFSSKLGTPTLLLFLMVGMLFGSDGVGIQFDSPAITQFIGMIALSIILFSGGMDTRTDDIKPVAAEGITLATIGVLLTAGITGTFIYYIAQFIGVNLSFLESLLLASIMSSTDSASVFSIFSTKKQGLKENLRPLLELESGSNDPMAYILTIVLIGMISSGNMNIGEAVFMFFTQMIVGALSGYLLGRLTVISINRIDLKNKSLYSILLLALVFFVFAFTDFIGGNGYLAVYIAGLVVGNNKIYNKRTLVSFFDGVAWLFQIVMFLTLGLLVNPHELWDIAIFGLIIAFVMIFISRPLAIFATLAPFRKLSLKARSYVSWVGLRGAVPIIFATYPMVEGLENANIMFNIAFFITIVSLLTQGTTVTWVANLLGLSTKAVEKGFDIALPDEVKAKLTELKVTEEFLVKGNTLKDINLPKDILVMMIRRGDKYIVPRGDTEIIINDILLFIKEDERDDSEYLKSLEIKKFFKGGK encoded by the coding sequence ATGATTTTAGGCACCGAAAATATCGTACTTATAGGTTCAATACTATTATTCGTAAGTATAATTGCAAGTAAATTCAGTTCCAAACTTGGCACCCCTACTCTTTTGCTTTTCCTTATGGTAGGTATGCTATTTGGAAGTGATGGTGTGGGTATTCAATTTGACTCTCCCGCTATCACTCAATTTATTGGTATGATTGCCCTAAGTATTATATTGTTCTCTGGCGGTATGGATACAAGAACAGATGATATTAAACCTGTTGCAGCAGAGGGTATTACTCTTGCCACAATAGGGGTATTGTTAACCGCAGGCATAACGGGAACGTTTATATACTATATTGCACAATTTATTGGAGTAAATCTGTCATTTCTTGAGTCTTTGCTACTTGCTTCTATTATGTCTTCAACCGACTCTGCTTCGGTATTCTCAATATTCAGTACAAAGAAACAAGGTCTTAAAGAGAATTTGCGTCCTCTCCTTGAGCTGGAGAGCGGAAGTAACGACCCTATGGCATATATCCTCACCATTGTACTTATTGGTATGATTAGTTCAGGAAATATGAATATAGGAGAGGCTGTCTTTATGTTCTTTACACAAATGATTGTGGGCGCTTTATCGGGTTATCTACTTGGACGTTTGACAGTAATCTCTATAAACAGAATAGACCTTAAAAATAAATCGTTATACTCTATATTGCTTTTAGCCTTAGTATTCTTTGTATTTGCCTTTACCGACTTTATTGGAGGTAACGGTTATTTGGCGGTTTACATAGCAGGTTTGGTTGTGGGTAACAACAAGATTTACAACAAAAGAACTCTTGTATCGTTCTTTGATGGTGTTGCTTGGTTGTTCCAAATAGTGATGTTCTTGACATTGGGATTACTTGTAAATCCTCATGAGTTATGGGATATTGCAATATTTGGCTTAATCATTGCCTTCGTAATGATTTTTATTTCTCGCCCACTTGCTATTTTTGCAACTCTTGCTCCATTCCGCAAACTATCTCTCAAAGCTCGTTCATACGTTTCGTGGGTTGGATTAAGAGGAGCCGTTCCTATCATATTTGCCACCTATCCTATGGTTGAAGGTTTAGAGAATGCAAACATTATGTTTAATATTGCATTCTTTATAACCATTGTTTCACTTTTAACTCAAGGCACAACAGTAACATGGGTTGCTAATCTTTTAGGGCTATCAACTAAGGCGGTGGAGAAAGGTTTTGATATTGCACTTCCTGATGAAGTTAAAGCAAAACTTACTGAACTAAAAGTTACCGAAGAGTTTTTGGTTAAGGGAAATACTCTTAAAGATATTAATCTTCCTAAAGATATTTTAGTTATGATGATTCGCCGAGGAGATAAATATATTGTTCCCCGCGGAGATACCGAAATTATCATTAACGATATTCTGCTATTTATCAAAGAGGATGAGAGAGATGATAGCGAGTATCTAAAATCTCTTGAAATAAAGAAGTTTTTTAAAGGAGGAAAATAA
- the pflA gene encoding pyruvate formate lyase-activating protein, which produces MNKIVGKIHSIESFGTVDGPGIRFVTFLQGCPLRCAYCHNPDTWDAHAITKYEYTPSQLFDEAMRYKNFIKSGGVTLTGGEPLMQPEFVREYFRLCREAGVHTALDTAGSIITGKTLSVLDYTDLVLLDIKALDAELCKKVCGSDGSATLRFLDELQRRNIPTWIRHVVVPTLTDNDNSIKSLIEYLKPYSVVEKIEWLPYHTLGVFKYKELGISYPLEGVEPLRKERIAEIKKIEETNVS; this is translated from the coding sequence ATGAACAAGATAGTTGGCAAAATACATTCAATAGAGAGTTTCGGGACCGTAGATGGTCCCGGAATTCGTTTTGTAACCTTCCTTCAAGGATGCCCCTTGCGTTGTGCATATTGTCATAACCCCGATACGTGGGATGCTCATGCAATAACAAAATATGAATATACTCCAAGTCAACTCTTTGATGAGGCAATGCGATATAAAAACTTTATAAAGAGCGGGGGAGTGACACTGACAGGGGGAGAGCCTTTGATGCAACCTGAATTTGTAAGAGAGTATTTTAGATTGTGTAGGGAGGCAGGAGTACATACGGCTCTCGATACGGCAGGCTCTATAATAACAGGGAAGACTCTATCGGTGTTGGACTATACAGACCTTGTACTTTTAGATATAAAGGCTCTTGATGCTGAGTTGTGTAAAAAAGTATGCGGAAGTGACGGAAGTGCAACACTCCGTTTCTTAGATGAATTACAACGCAGAAATATACCCACATGGATACGCCACGTTGTGGTACCAACCCTCACAGATAATGATAACTCTATAAAAAGTTTAATAGAGTATCTGAAACCATATAGCGTAGTTGAGAAGATAGAGTGGTTGCCCTATCATACATTAGGAGTATTCAAATATAAAGAGTTAGGTATTTCTTATCCATTAGAAGGCGTTGAGCCTCTCAGGAAAGAGCGAATTGCAGAGATAAAAAAGATAGAAGAAACGAATGTTTCTTAA
- the pflB gene encoding formate C-acetyltransferase, whose translation MKYSNDNWTGFKGDVWRDEINVRDFIQSNYTPYEGDESFLVPSSEKTRKVWNKLTEMFKEERERGVYDAETKLPQTITTYGPGYIDKENEVVVGLQTDAPLKRGIFPKGGIRMVENSLNAYGYELDPMTKEIFTKYRKTHNEGVFSAYTEEMLEARRSAIITGLPDAYGRGRIIGDYRRVALYGTAILIAEKKHFQKRLDIQEITEETIRSREEVSEQIKALKDFEKMCAGYGFDVTRPAKDAREAVQFVYLAYLAAVKDQDGAAMSIGRTATFLDIYIEKDIREGKLTEEEAQELVDQMIIKLRIVRFLRTPEYNDLFSGDPVWVTESLGGMGLDGRTLVTKSCYRYLHTLYNLGPAPEPNLTVLWAERLPENWKKYCAKVSIDTSAIQYENDDLMRVEYGDDYGIACCVSPMKIGKQMQYFGARANLAKCLLYAINGGRDEISGVQVAPRFEPITSEYLDYDEVMRKYSQMMRWLAKVYVNALKIIHYMHDKYAYEAFEMSLHDGRVERIRATGIAGLSIVADSLAAIRDCKVKVIRDERGLAVGFEREGDYVPFGNNCDATDKIAVDITERFMEYLRQHETYRNATPTQSILTITSNVVYGKKTGSTPDGRQGGTPFAPGANPMNGRDIKGAVAALASVAKLPFQHAHDGISYTFAISPAALGKENEVRVNNLVGLLDGYFTPTGGQHLNVNVFDSSLLIDAMEHPEKYPQLTIRVSGYAVNFVKLTKEQQLDVISRTINQSM comes from the coding sequence ATGAAGTATAGTAATGACAATTGGACAGGTTTTAAGGGTGATGTTTGGCGCGATGAGATAAATGTTCGCGACTTTATTCAATCAAACTACACTCCTTACGAAGGTGATGAGAGTTTCTTGGTGCCATCATCAGAAAAGACTCGCAAAGTATGGAACAAACTAACAGAGATGTTTAAGGAGGAGCGTGAGCGTGGCGTTTATGATGCCGAGACAAAACTTCCTCAAACAATTACAACATACGGACCTGGATACATTGATAAAGAGAATGAGGTAGTAGTAGGACTTCAAACAGATGCTCCTCTTAAACGCGGAATCTTCCCTAAAGGAGGAATTCGTATGGTGGAGAATAGTTTGAATGCATACGGATATGAACTCGATCCTATGACTAAAGAGATATTTACAAAATATCGTAAAACTCATAACGAAGGAGTATTCTCGGCATACACTGAGGAGATGTTAGAGGCACGTCGTTCGGCAATCATCACAGGACTTCCTGATGCTTATGGTCGTGGACGTATCATTGGTGACTACCGCCGTGTTGCTCTGTACGGAACAGCAATCCTTATAGCAGAGAAAAAACACTTCCAGAAACGCTTGGACATCCAAGAGATTACTGAGGAGACAATCCGTAGTCGTGAGGAGGTAAGTGAGCAAATCAAAGCATTAAAGGATTTTGAGAAGATGTGTGCTGGTTACGGATTTGATGTAACACGTCCGGCAAAAGATGCACGTGAGGCTGTGCAATTCGTATATTTGGCATATTTGGCTGCGGTAAAAGATCAAGACGGAGCAGCAATGTCAATAGGACGTACAGCAACATTCTTGGATATATATATTGAAAAAGATATTCGTGAAGGAAAACTAACCGAAGAGGAGGCTCAAGAGTTGGTTGATCAAATGATTATCAAACTTCGTATAGTACGTTTCTTGCGTACTCCCGAATATAACGACCTATTCTCAGGAGATCCTGTATGGGTAACTGAGTCGTTAGGTGGTATGGGACTTGATGGTAGAACATTGGTAACAAAATCATGTTATCGCTACCTTCACACACTTTACAATCTTGGTCCTGCACCAGAGCCAAACTTAACAGTGCTTTGGGCTGAGAGATTGCCAGAGAACTGGAAGAAATATTGTGCAAAGGTATCAATTGATACATCTGCTATCCAATACGAGAACGATGACTTAATGCGTGTTGAGTATGGTGATGATTACGGAATTGCATGTTGTGTATCTCCTATGAAGATAGGAAAGCAGATGCAATACTTTGGTGCAAGAGCAAACCTTGCAAAATGTCTGTTGTATGCAATCAATGGTGGACGCGATGAGATAAGCGGAGTTCAGGTAGCACCACGTTTTGAGCCAATCACAAGCGAGTATCTTGATTACGATGAGGTAATGCGTAAATACTCACAAATGATGCGTTGGTTGGCAAAAGTATATGTAAACGCATTGAAGATAATTCACTATATGCACGATAAATATGCATACGAGGCATTTGAGATGAGTTTGCATGACGGACGTGTGGAGCGTATTCGTGCAACAGGAATTGCAGGATTGTCAATCGTTGCCGACTCATTGGCAGCAATACGCGATTGCAAAGTAAAAGTAATTCGCGATGAGCGTGGTTTGGCAGTAGGATTTGAGCGTGAAGGCGACTATGTTCCTTTTGGAAACAACTGCGATGCAACAGATAAGATTGCAGTTGATATAACTGAGCGTTTTATGGAGTACTTGCGTCAACACGAAACATATCGCAACGCAACTCCAACACAATCAATCCTTACAATTACAAGTAATGTTGTGTATGGTAAGAAGACAGGTTCAACACCTGACGGACGTCAAGGAGGAACTCCATTTGCACCCGGTGCAAACCCAATGAACGGACGCGACATAAAAGGTGCTGTAGCGGCATTGGCATCGGTGGCAAAACTTCCATTCCAACACGCACACGATGGAATATCATATACATTTGCAATATCTCCTGCTGCATTAGGAAAAGAGAACGAAGTGAGAGTAAACAACCTTGTTGGATTACTTGACGGATACTTCACTCCAACAGGAGGACAACACCTAAATGTAAACGTATTTGATTCATCTCTTTTGATTGATGCAATGGAGCATCCTGAGAAATACCCACAATTAACAATTCGTGTATCAGGATATGCTGTAAACTTTGTAAAACTAACAAAAGAGCAACAATTAGACGTTATTTCAAGAACTATCAACCAATCTATGTAA
- a CDS encoding BamA/TamA family outer membrane protein, which yields MRKCKYIIYIAALIMIATSCSTTSRLGEGEQLYVGVKKMNILSTQGADITSDAKSEVKEDLSVKPNNPLFSPYVRSPFPFGILIYQYCKPTKDKGFKHWFYEQFAKEPVLISTVSPQMRMKLVESKLQNMGYFNSEATYQLLPKKRDPKKVKISYTVDVAKGWKYDEIYYPSPEDKLTTMIDSLKATSFIQKGKQYNTDTLNMERDRITSVLRDNGFYFFRSDYLHFLVDTTQNRYEVDIKMILQKDIPPMALRQYKTGKIDVYIESVKGVGEIDTLYSKRGKTSRNINITYQTPKRVKYGLIRRNVQMRTGRICSLQDQRLTQSNLSRTGVFSKVQILPILTDTLNSDTLDFKINLVMGKPLEAEFGLNVTSKSNSFLGPGADFSISHNNIFGGAEKLTVKLNGAYEWQTGANRVENSALMNSYEFGARVSLLFPRLLLSKKLTKQRKYLSTTKFELGTSILNRPKYFRMFSFDAAMEYNFSTSLSSTHTFNPFKLVYNKLLNTSSSFETTLNENPAIALSFRDQFIPMMRYAYTYTKLFGKADANKIYLRLEATQAGNLIDGIGRMCGIEGEKKLFGNQFSQFVKGQFEFKYSRKLWGENWLVSRFLIGAGHAYSNSTVMPYREQFYIGGANSIRAFTVRSLGPGSYRPNTDNPNYYFDQTANFKLEANVEMRLKIFGGLQFALFLDAGNIWLLQDDPLRPGGKLEGKTFLKDIALGTGFGIRYDLSVIVLRLDLGIGLHAPYDTGKSGYYNMPKFKDSLGLHFAIGYPF from the coding sequence ATGAGAAAGTGTAAATATATCATCTATATAGCAGCATTAATAATGATTGCAACATCTTGCTCAACCACATCAAGGTTGGGCGAAGGTGAACAACTCTATGTTGGTGTGAAAAAGATGAATATATTATCAACTCAGGGAGCAGATATAACATCGGATGCCAAAAGCGAGGTAAAAGAGGATTTGAGCGTAAAACCAAACAATCCTCTATTCTCTCCTTACGTGCGTTCGCCATTCCCGTTCGGAATATTGATATACCAATATTGTAAACCAACAAAAGATAAAGGATTTAAGCATTGGTTTTACGAACAGTTTGCAAAAGAGCCTGTATTAATCTCAACAGTAAGTCCGCAAATGCGAATGAAATTAGTTGAGAGTAAACTTCAGAATATGGGATACTTCAACTCCGAAGCAACCTATCAACTGCTGCCAAAAAAACGTGATCCAAAGAAAGTGAAAATATCATATACGGTTGACGTTGCAAAAGGGTGGAAGTATGATGAGATATACTATCCCTCTCCTGAGGATAAACTAACAACAATGATTGATAGTTTAAAAGCCACATCGTTTATACAAAAAGGCAAGCAGTATAATACCGATACCCTTAATATGGAGCGTGATAGAATAACCTCAGTGTTGCGAGATAATGGGTTCTACTTTTTCCGTTCCGACTATCTGCACTTCTTGGTAGATACTACACAAAATCGATATGAGGTGGATATTAAAATGATACTTCAGAAAGATATACCGCCTATGGCACTTCGCCAATATAAAACAGGAAAGATAGATGTCTATATTGAGAGTGTAAAAGGTGTGGGAGAGATAGATACCCTCTACTCAAAACGAGGTAAAACATCACGAAACATAAATATAACATATCAAACTCCAAAGAGGGTAAAGTATGGATTAATCAGACGTAATGTTCAAATGCGAACAGGAAGAATATGTTCATTGCAAGACCAACGACTTACTCAGAGCAATCTAAGTAGAACAGGAGTCTTTAGCAAGGTACAGATATTGCCCATACTAACCGATACCTTAAATTCAGACACCCTTGATTTTAAAATCAATTTAGTGATGGGTAAACCTCTTGAGGCGGAGTTTGGTCTAAACGTAACGTCAAAATCAAATAGTTTCTTAGGTCCCGGTGCCGACTTCTCTATATCTCACAACAATATATTTGGTGGGGCAGAGAAATTAACCGTAAAACTGAATGGTGCATACGAGTGGCAAACAGGTGCAAACCGCGTAGAGAACTCGGCTTTGATGAACTCTTACGAATTTGGAGCAAGGGTATCGTTGCTCTTCCCTCGTTTGTTATTATCCAAGAAATTGACAAAGCAGAGAAAGTATCTCTCAACAACAAAATTTGAGTTGGGAACAAGCATATTGAACAGACCAAAGTATTTTAGAATGTTCTCATTTGATGCAGCCATGGAGTATAACTTCTCAACATCGTTGTCATCAACGCATACATTCAATCCATTTAAGCTGGTATATAACAAACTCCTAAATACAAGTTCATCGTTTGAAACAACCCTAAACGAAAACCCTGCAATAGCACTAAGTTTTCGTGATCAGTTCATTCCAATGATGCGGTACGCCTATACCTATACCAAGTTGTTTGGTAAGGCGGATGCAAATAAAATATACTTAAGATTAGAGGCAACTCAAGCAGGAAACCTAATTGATGGTATAGGGCGTATGTGCGGAATAGAGGGAGAGAAGAAACTCTTTGGAAACCAATTCTCACAATTTGTGAAAGGTCAGTTTGAGTTTAAATATTCGCGCAAATTGTGGGGGGAGAATTGGTTGGTATCACGTTTTCTTATAGGAGCAGGACACGCATATAGTAACTCAACAGTAATGCCATATCGCGAGCAGTTCTATATAGGAGGAGCAAATAGTATCAGAGCCTTTACGGTGCGTTCATTAGGTCCGGGAAGTTATCGCCCCAATACCGATAATCCCAACTACTATTTTGACCAAACAGCAAACTTTAAGTTGGAGGCAAACGTTGAGATGCGATTAAAAATATTTGGAGGATTACAGTTTGCACTATTTCTTGATGCAGGAAACATCTGGTTGTTGCAAGACGATCCACTCAGACCCGGAGGAAAACTTGAGGGAAAAACATTCTTAAAAGATATAGCCTTAGGAACAGGATTCGGTATCCGTTACGACTTGTCAGTGATAGTACTCCGCCTTGACTTGGGAATAGGTCTTCATGCACCATACGATACAGGCAAGAGTGGATATTATAATATGCCCAAATTCAAAGATAGTTTAGGTCTTCACTTTGCAATAGGTTATCCGTTTTAG